A stretch of Amycolatopsis balhimycina FH 1894 DNA encodes these proteins:
- a CDS encoding cytochrome c oxidase subunit 4: MKVEARIFFIVAGFAVLMAAAYWAWAVLDSDFGGRPEPVGIVALILTGGLAFLAGSYMQFVARRIEPRPEDREDAEISDGAGELGFFSPGSYWPIGMAATAALAAVALAFFHIWLLVIALVALLITIGGLVFEYHTGPSHD; encoded by the coding sequence ATGAAGGTCGAAGCGCGGATTTTCTTCATCGTGGCGGGCTTCGCCGTGCTCATGGCGGCCGCGTACTGGGCGTGGGCCGTGCTGGATTCCGACTTCGGTGGCAGGCCCGAGCCGGTGGGCATCGTCGCGCTGATCCTGACCGGCGGGCTGGCCTTCCTGGCGGGCAGCTACATGCAGTTCGTCGCCCGCCGCATCGAACCGCGTCCGGAGGACCGCGAGGACGCGGAAATCAGCGACGGCGCGGGCGAGCTGGGCTTCTTCAGCCCGGGCAGCTACTGGCCGATCGGCATGGCGGCCACCGCCGCCCTCGCCGCCGTCGCGCTGGCGTTCTTCCACATCTGGCTGCTGGTCATCGCGCTGGTCGCGCTGCTCATCACGATCGGCGGACTGGTGTTCGAGTACCACACGGGCCCGTCGCACGACTGA
- a CDS encoding cytochrome c oxidase subunit 3: MRRVTTAAPTISQRVHSLNRPNMVSVGTIVWLSSELMFFAGLFAMFFTVKAQNATGQWPPPLHGEKFELNVLYAIPFTVILVLSSLTCQFGVFAAERGDVYGLRRWYIITLIMGAIFVGGQANEYHNLVEEGMTIPSGPFGTVFYLATGFHGLHVIGGLIAFVYLLIRTKLSKFTPAQATSAIVVSYYWHFVDIVWVGLFGVIYLLP; this comes from the coding sequence ATGCGACGCGTGACAACGGCAGCTCCCACCATCAGTCAGCGGGTCCACTCGCTGAACCGGCCGAACATGGTCAGTGTCGGCACCATCGTGTGGCTTTCCAGCGAGCTGATGTTCTTCGCCGGACTGTTCGCGATGTTCTTCACCGTCAAGGCGCAGAACGCGACCGGCCAGTGGCCGCCGCCGCTGCACGGCGAGAAGTTCGAACTCAACGTGCTGTACGCGATCCCGTTCACCGTGATCCTCGTGCTGTCCTCGCTGACCTGCCAGTTCGGCGTGTTCGCCGCCGAGCGCGGCGATGTCTACGGGCTGCGCCGCTGGTACATCATCACGTTGATCATGGGCGCGATCTTCGTCGGTGGCCAGGCCAACGAGTACCACAACCTGGTCGAAGAGGGCATGACGATCCCGTCCGGCCCGTTCGGCACGGTCTTCTACCTCGCGACCGGCTTCCACGGCCTGCACGTCATCGGCGGGCTCATCGCCTTCGTGTACCTGCTCATCCGCACGAAACTGAGCAAGTTCACGCCCGCCCAGGCCACGTCGGCGATCGTCGTGTCCTACTACTGGCACTTCGTCGACATCGTGTGGGTCGGCCTGTTCGGTGTGATCTACCTCCTGCCGTGA
- the asnB gene encoding asparagine synthase (glutamine-hydrolyzing), producing MCGLLGLICATETGAANAREAVGAAMRCQRHRGPDEQDTWADAEVVYGFNRLAFIDVEHAHQPLVWGPPEAPGRYTMNFNGEIYNYLELRAELAEKHGAKFETEGDGEAIVAGFHYLGADWVKRLRGMFAFMIWDSQEKVVFGARDPFGIKPLYYAAGSGGVAFSSEKKSLLELTGVLGVGQELDRTALQHYLVLQYVPEPESLHTAIRRVESGTSFEVAPGGEVKFTRYFHPQFAAKPVNGPAEAEELYQRIADVMRDSVGKHMISDPDVTVGAFLSGGIDSTATCTLAKEHNPNLIAFTTGFEREGYSEVDVAAETAAAIGVKHVVRTVSADEMMELLPLIVWYLDDPVADPALVPLWFIAREARKHVKAVLSGEGADELFGGYTVYNEPISLAPFEKIPGGVRKLLGKVSTKIPEGTRGKDLLRRGALPLEDRYYGNARNFRDNQLRAVLRTYREGVGFKDVTAQWYDVSRGWDPVARMQHVDLYTWLRGDILVKADKVTMANSLELRVPFLDPEVFEVAASIPLDQKLTHGTTKYALRQALAKIIPAHVLNRRKLGFPVPIRLWLRNEMYDWAKGIINDSKTDELLDKKAVLAMLDEHKEGQLDRSRQLWALLVFMLWHGIFVEHRIKPEIPEPVYPVKL from the coding sequence GTGTGCGGCCTGCTTGGACTGATCTGCGCGACCGAGACCGGCGCGGCGAACGCGCGTGAAGCCGTCGGCGCGGCCATGCGCTGCCAGCGCCACCGCGGGCCCGACGAGCAGGACACCTGGGCCGACGCCGAAGTCGTCTACGGCTTCAACCGCCTCGCCTTCATCGACGTCGAGCACGCGCACCAGCCGCTGGTCTGGGGTCCGCCGGAGGCGCCGGGCCGCTACACGATGAACTTCAACGGCGAGATCTACAACTACCTCGAGCTGCGCGCGGAACTGGCCGAAAAGCACGGCGCGAAGTTCGAGACCGAGGGCGACGGCGAAGCCATCGTCGCCGGCTTCCACTACCTGGGCGCCGACTGGGTCAAGCGGCTGCGCGGGATGTTCGCCTTCATGATCTGGGACTCGCAGGAGAAGGTCGTCTTCGGCGCGCGGGACCCGTTCGGGATCAAGCCGCTGTACTACGCGGCCGGGTCCGGCGGGGTGGCGTTCTCCAGCGAGAAGAAGAGCCTGCTGGAGCTGACCGGCGTCCTCGGCGTCGGCCAGGAGCTGGACCGCACGGCCCTGCAGCACTACCTGGTGCTGCAGTACGTGCCCGAGCCCGAGTCGCTGCACACGGCGATCCGGCGCGTCGAGTCCGGCACGTCGTTCGAGGTCGCTCCCGGCGGTGAGGTGAAGTTCACCCGCTACTTCCACCCGCAGTTCGCGGCGAAGCCGGTCAACGGGCCCGCCGAGGCCGAGGAGCTGTACCAGCGCATCGCCGACGTGATGCGCGACTCGGTCGGCAAGCACATGATCTCCGACCCGGACGTCACCGTGGGTGCCTTCCTGTCGGGCGGCATCGACTCCACGGCCACCTGCACGCTGGCCAAGGAGCACAACCCGAACCTGATCGCGTTCACCACCGGGTTCGAGCGCGAGGGCTACTCCGAGGTCGACGTCGCCGCCGAGACGGCCGCCGCGATCGGCGTGAAGCACGTGGTCCGCACGGTGTCGGCGGACGAGATGATGGAGCTGCTGCCGCTCATCGTCTGGTACCTCGACGACCCGGTGGCCGACCCGGCGCTGGTCCCGCTGTGGTTCATCGCCCGCGAAGCCCGCAAGCACGTCAAGGCGGTGCTCTCGGGCGAGGGCGCGGACGAGCTGTTCGGCGGCTACACCGTCTACAACGAGCCGATCTCGCTGGCGCCGTTCGAGAAGATCCCGGGCGGCGTGCGGAAGCTGCTGGGCAAGGTCTCCACGAAGATCCCGGAGGGCACCCGCGGCAAGGACCTGCTGCGCCGCGGCGCGCTGCCGCTGGAGGACCGCTACTACGGCAACGCCCGCAACTTCCGCGACAACCAGCTGCGCGCGGTCCTGCGCACCTACCGGGAAGGCGTCGGCTTCAAGGACGTCACGGCGCAGTGGTACGACGTCTCCCGCGGCTGGGACCCGGTGGCCCGGATGCAGCACGTCGACCTCTACACGTGGCTGCGCGGCGACATCCTGGTCAAGGCCGACAAGGTCACCATGGCGAACTCGCTCGAGCTGCGGGTGCCGTTCCTCGACCCCGAGGTGTTCGAGGTCGCCGCGAGCATCCCGCTGGACCAGAAGCTCACGCACGGCACCACGAAGTACGCGCTGCGCCAGGCGCTCGCGAAGATCATCCCGGCGCACGTGCTGAACCGGCGCAAGCTCGGCTTCCCGGTGCCGATCCGGCTGTGGCTGCGCAACGAGATGTACGACTGGGCCAAGGGCATCATCAACGACTCGAAGACCGACGAGCTGCTGGACAAGAAAGCCGTCCTCGCGATGCTGGACGAGCACAAGGAGGGCCAGCTGGACCGCAGCCGCCAGCTGTGGGCGCTGCTGGTGTTCATGCTGTGGCACGGCATCTTCGTCGAGCACCGCATCAAGCCCGAGATCCCGGAGCCGGTGTACCCGGTCAAGCTCTGA
- a CDS encoding ubiquinol-cytochrome c reductase iron-sulfur subunit — protein sequence MSAEGPKPPTEAELAEMDRDQLVKLGGALDGVEIVEYPTPWPVEGTRAEKRAERLVAFWFALSALAGLGFVVSLIWWPWKYEAPDNESGHFWYSLYTPMLGITLGLSILGLGIGVILYTKKFVPAEVAVQQRSDNDGEGSAEVDRATILAHLADAGSRSTIARRSLIKRSAIAGAGALGLAAAALPIASFIKNPWKDSESRDSLWHTGWKPNFPGEKVYLRRNTGKPLEKGEKASLVKAEDLDAGAMETVFPYRDSEKDDPEALAKALTRVDNPVMLIRLRSTDAANVVKRAGQEDFNFGDYYAYTKICSHVGCPTSLYEQRTNRILCPCHQSQFDALHYAKPIFGPATRPLAQLPITVDEEGYLIARGDFIEAIGPAFWERKS from the coding sequence ATGAGTGCCGAGGGGCCGAAGCCGCCGACGGAGGCGGAGCTGGCTGAGATGGACCGTGACCAGCTGGTCAAGCTGGGTGGGGCGCTCGACGGCGTCGAGATCGTCGAGTACCCGACCCCGTGGCCCGTGGAGGGCACCCGGGCGGAGAAGCGGGCGGAGCGCCTGGTCGCGTTCTGGTTCGCGCTGTCCGCGCTGGCCGGGCTCGGGTTCGTCGTTTCGCTGATCTGGTGGCCGTGGAAGTACGAGGCGCCGGACAACGAGAGCGGCCACTTCTGGTACAGCCTCTACACCCCGATGCTCGGCATCACGCTCGGCCTGTCCATCCTCGGCCTCGGCATCGGCGTGATCCTGTACACGAAGAAGTTCGTGCCCGCCGAGGTCGCGGTGCAGCAGCGGAGCGACAACGACGGCGAGGGGTCGGCCGAGGTCGACCGCGCGACGATCCTCGCGCACCTGGCCGACGCCGGGAGCCGCAGCACCATCGCCCGCCGGTCGCTGATCAAGCGCTCGGCGATCGCCGGTGCGGGCGCGCTGGGTCTCGCGGCCGCCGCGCTGCCGATCGCGTCGTTCATCAAGAACCCGTGGAAGGACAGCGAGTCCCGCGACTCGCTGTGGCACACCGGCTGGAAGCCCAACTTCCCCGGCGAGAAGGTCTACCTGCGCCGCAACACCGGCAAGCCCCTCGAAAAGGGCGAGAAGGCCAGCCTGGTCAAGGCCGAGGACCTCGACGCCGGCGCGATGGAAACGGTCTTCCCGTACCGCGACTCCGAGAAGGACGACCCGGAGGCGCTGGCCAAGGCGCTGACCCGCGTCGACAACCCGGTCATGCTGATCCGCCTGCGCTCGACCGACGCCGCCAACGTGGTCAAGCGGGCCGGCCAGGAGGACTTCAACTTCGGCGACTACTACGCGTACACGAAGATCTGCAGCCACGTCGGCTGCCCGACCTCCCTGTACGAGCAGCGGACCAACCGCATCCTGTGCCCGTGCCACCAGTCGCAGTTCGACGCGCTCCACTACGCCAAGCCGATCTTCGGCCCGGCGACGCGGCCGCTGGCCCAGCTACCGATCACGGTGGACGAAGAGGGATACTTGATCGCGCGAGGCGACTTCATCGAGGCCATCGGTCCGGCCTTTTGGGAGCGTAAGTCATGA
- the coxB gene encoding cytochrome c oxidase subunit II yields MGQPERTLGKRTVRVAALAVLVALTATGCSGDEILRFGWPVGVTQQADEMRTLWTWTVVAALVVGVIVWGLIFWTATFHRKKKTADGEPEELPRQFQYNIPLEMFTVVVPTIMVVVLFVFTYMTQTDVLKKVDNPDVKVQIVAFQWNWEFKYEDANAAKPNGGGQVSTVGSSGEIPLLVLPVGKTIQYDLVSTDVIHSFWVPEFHFKRDVFPNPDKNNQDSSFQNKIDREGSFVGRCAELCGTYHSVMNFEVRALSADKFDQYIALRKQMNPATGQTFTAAEALAKMNCGELCTPHAVTTQPFNTDRTARTASN; encoded by the coding sequence GTGGGACAACCCGAGCGCACCCTGGGGAAGCGGACCGTGCGCGTAGCCGCGCTGGCCGTGCTGGTCGCGTTGACCGCGACGGGCTGCTCCGGCGACGAGATCCTGCGGTTCGGCTGGCCGGTCGGCGTCACGCAGCAGGCCGACGAGATGCGCACGCTGTGGACCTGGACCGTGGTCGCCGCGCTGGTCGTCGGCGTCATCGTGTGGGGCCTGATCTTCTGGACCGCGACGTTCCACCGCAAGAAGAAGACCGCCGACGGCGAGCCGGAGGAGCTGCCCCGGCAGTTCCAGTACAACATCCCGCTCGAGATGTTCACCGTCGTCGTCCCGACGATCATGGTCGTGGTGCTGTTCGTCTTCACGTACATGACGCAGACGGATGTCCTCAAGAAGGTCGACAACCCGGACGTCAAGGTCCAGATCGTCGCCTTCCAGTGGAACTGGGAGTTCAAGTACGAGGACGCCAACGCGGCGAAGCCGAACGGTGGCGGGCAGGTCAGCACGGTCGGCTCATCCGGCGAGATCCCGCTGCTGGTGCTCCCGGTCGGCAAGACCATCCAGTACGACCTGGTCTCCACCGACGTCATCCACTCCTTCTGGGTCCCGGAGTTCCACTTCAAGCGGGACGTCTTCCCGAACCCGGACAAGAACAACCAGGACAGCTCGTTCCAGAACAAGATCGACCGCGAAGGCTCCTTCGTCGGCCGGTGCGCGGAGCTGTGCGGTACTTACCACTCGGTGATGAACTTCGAGGTCCGAGCGCTGTCGGCGGACAAGTTCGACCAGTACATCGCGCTGCGCAAGCAGATGAACCCGGCCACCGGCCAGACGTTCACCGCGGCCGAGGCGCTGGCGAAGATGAACTGTGGCGAGCTGTGCACCCCGCACGCGGTGACCACCCAGCCGTTCAACACCGACCGCACGGCGCGGACCGCGTCGAACTGA
- the trpD gene encoding anthranilate phosphoribosyltransferase yields the protein MTTPVPRTWPPLLKQLIAGADLSAEDTAWAMDQIMSGAASPARIAGFAVALRAKGETPEEIAGMAATMLAHARRVELDRPAVDIVGTGGDGSNSVNISTMAAIVTAAAGAPVAKHGNRSASSKSGAADVLETLGVRISLPPEDVQRSLTEVGIGFFLASAFHPALRHAGPVRSELGIPTTFNLLGPLTNPAQPGAALIGCAYQDKTWVLAETFARRGTRALVVRGDDGLDEITTTTTSTVLVVSGGTVTERTLDPAGLGIPRATAEDLRGGDAAANAEVVRDLVGGKPGPVRDAVLINAAAALAAFTGFSETLEDDLRTGLTRAAEAIDSGAAAALLDRWIAFT from the coding sequence GTGACCACCCCGGTCCCCCGCACCTGGCCACCCCTGCTCAAGCAGCTCATCGCGGGCGCCGACCTCTCCGCGGAGGACACGGCGTGGGCGATGGACCAGATCATGAGCGGCGCGGCGAGCCCGGCCCGGATCGCCGGGTTCGCGGTGGCGCTGCGCGCCAAGGGCGAGACGCCCGAGGAGATCGCCGGGATGGCGGCCACGATGCTGGCGCACGCCCGGCGGGTGGAGCTGGACCGCCCGGCGGTCGACATCGTCGGCACCGGCGGCGACGGCTCCAACTCGGTGAACATCTCGACGATGGCGGCGATCGTCACGGCGGCGGCCGGCGCGCCGGTGGCCAAGCACGGCAACCGCAGCGCGTCGTCGAAGTCGGGCGCGGCGGACGTGCTGGAAACGCTCGGCGTGCGGATCAGCCTGCCGCCGGAGGACGTGCAGCGCAGCCTGACCGAGGTCGGCATCGGGTTCTTCCTGGCGTCGGCGTTCCACCCGGCACTGCGGCACGCCGGCCCGGTGCGCAGCGAGCTCGGCATTCCCACGACGTTCAACCTGCTCGGCCCGCTGACCAACCCGGCCCAGCCGGGTGCCGCGCTGATCGGCTGCGCGTACCAGGACAAGACGTGGGTGCTGGCGGAGACGTTCGCCCGCCGCGGCACGCGTGCCCTGGTGGTCCGCGGCGACGACGGCCTCGACGAGATCACCACGACGACGACGTCGACGGTGCTGGTGGTCTCCGGCGGCACGGTCACCGAACGCACCCTCGACCCCGCCGGGCTGGGCATCCCCCGCGCGACGGCCGAGGACCTGCGCGGCGGCGACGCGGCGGCGAACGCCGAGGTCGTCCGCGACCTGGTGGGCGGCAAGCCGGGCCCGGTCCGCGACGCGGTCCTGATCAACGCGGCGGCCGCGTTGGCGGCTTTCACGGGCTTCTCGGAGACCCTCGAGGACGACCTCCGCACCGGCTTGACCCGGGCGGCCGAAGCCATCGACTCGGGAGCCGCGGCCGCGCTCCTGGACCGCTGGATCGCCTTCACCTGA
- a CDS encoding DUF3043 domain-containing protein, whose amino-acid sequence MRFLRRSTTDTAAEEPETTDAADVSGKAFTPGKGKATPKRREAEAKRRGPVAPPPTTMREAMKRNKELRKANPQSKEERKAAAKARRDAMMRGDDSALPVRDRGPVKAYVRDLVDSRRNLLGLFMPLAIVVFLTLLVPLPQVQTYVTMLCTAMLLVMAIEGFVNGRKIVKLAREKFPKETVAGRTIGMYAFVRASQIRPLRVPKPRLKPGDPIPN is encoded by the coding sequence GTGAGGTTCCTGCGCCGAAGCACCACAGACACCGCCGCCGAAGAGCCGGAGACGACGGATGCCGCCGACGTCAGCGGCAAGGCGTTCACGCCCGGTAAGGGCAAGGCTACGCCGAAGCGCCGCGAAGCGGAGGCGAAGCGACGCGGCCCGGTGGCCCCGCCGCCCACCACCATGCGCGAGGCGATGAAGCGCAACAAGGAACTGCGCAAGGCCAACCCGCAGAGCAAGGAAGAGCGCAAGGCGGCCGCGAAGGCCCGCCGCGACGCCATGATGCGGGGTGACGACAGCGCCCTGCCGGTGCGCGACCGCGGGCCGGTCAAGGCGTACGTCCGCGACCTGGTCGACAGCCGGCGCAACCTCCTCGGCCTGTTCATGCCGCTGGCCATCGTGGTGTTCCTGACGCTGCTGGTGCCGCTGCCCCAGGTGCAGACGTACGTCACGATGCTGTGCACGGCGATGCTGCTGGTGATGGCGATCGAGGGGTTCGTGAACGGCCGCAAGATCGTGAAGCTGGCGCGGGAGAAGTTCCCGAAGGAGACGGTGGCCGGCCGGACGATCGGCATGTACGCGTTCGTCCGGGCGTCCCAGATCCGGCCGCTGCGGGTACCGAAGCCGCGGCTGAAGCCGGGCGACCCGATCCCGAACTGA
- a CDS encoding aldo/keto reductase family protein: MEFRRLGRSGLNVSEISYGNWLTHGSQVEEDQAHACIKAALDAGITTFDTADAYANTAAESVLGRGLKGQRRESLEIFTKVYWPTGPKGPNDKGLSRKHVIESANASLKRLGTDYLDLYQAHRFDRTVPLEETMLAFADLVRQGKVLYVGVSEWTADQITRGAALARELRVPLVSNQPQYNMLWRVIEDQVVPASEREGLSQIVWSPIAQGVLTGKYKPGQEYPAGSRATDEKGGANMVARFLDENVLKRVAELEPLAKDAGLSMAQLAVAWVLQNPNVASAIIGASRPEQVHDNVKAAGKKLDADLLTAIDDVLGDVVERDAGLTKSP; the protein is encoded by the coding sequence ATGGAGTTTCGTCGTCTCGGCCGTAGCGGCCTCAACGTCAGTGAGATCTCGTACGGGAACTGGCTCACCCACGGTTCCCAGGTCGAGGAGGACCAGGCCCACGCCTGCATCAAGGCGGCGCTGGACGCCGGCATCACCACCTTCGACACCGCCGACGCCTACGCCAACACCGCCGCCGAGTCCGTGCTCGGGCGCGGGCTAAAGGGCCAGCGGCGCGAAAGCCTGGAGATCTTCACCAAGGTCTACTGGCCCACCGGTCCCAAGGGCCCCAACGACAAGGGCCTTTCGCGCAAGCACGTCATCGAGTCCGCGAACGCGTCCCTGAAGCGGCTCGGCACCGACTACCTCGACCTCTACCAGGCGCACCGGTTCGACCGGACCGTGCCGCTGGAAGAGACCATGCTCGCCTTCGCCGACCTGGTGCGCCAAGGCAAGGTGCTCTATGTCGGCGTCTCCGAGTGGACCGCCGACCAGATCACGCGGGGCGCGGCGCTGGCCCGGGAGCTGCGGGTCCCGCTCGTGTCGAACCAGCCGCAGTACAACATGCTCTGGCGCGTCATCGAAGACCAGGTCGTCCCGGCCTCCGAGCGCGAGGGGCTGAGCCAGATCGTCTGGTCGCCGATCGCGCAGGGCGTGCTCACCGGCAAGTACAAGCCCGGTCAGGAGTACCCCGCCGGTTCGCGGGCCACCGACGAGAAGGGCGGCGCGAACATGGTCGCCCGCTTCCTCGACGAGAACGTCCTCAAGCGCGTCGCCGAGCTCGAACCCCTCGCCAAGGACGCGGGCCTGTCGATGGCTCAGCTCGCCGTCGCGTGGGTGCTGCAGAACCCGAACGTCGCGTCCGCGATCATCGGCGCCTCGCGGCCCGAGCAGGTGCACGACAACGTCAAGGCCGCCGGCAAGAAGCTCGACGCCGACCTGCTGACGGCCATCGACGACGTCCTCGGCGACGTCGTCGAGCGCGACGCCGGCCTGACCAAGAGCCCCTGA
- a CDS encoding HesB/IscA family protein → MTTAEHVGATQAETAEETHGVTLTDAAAAKAKALLEQEGRDDMHLRIAVQPGGCAGLRYQLFFDERTLDGDLFRDFDGMKVAVDRMSAPYVSEAVIDFVDTIEKQGFTIDNPNATGSCACGDSFH, encoded by the coding sequence ATGACGACCGCTGAGCACGTCGGCGCGACGCAGGCCGAGACCGCCGAGGAGACCCACGGCGTCACGTTGACCGACGCCGCGGCCGCCAAGGCGAAGGCCCTGCTCGAGCAGGAAGGCCGCGACGACATGCACCTGCGCATCGCCGTCCAGCCGGGTGGCTGCGCGGGCCTGCGCTACCAGCTGTTCTTCGACGAGCGCACGCTCGACGGTGACCTGTTCCGCGACTTCGACGGCATGAAGGTCGCCGTGGACCGGATGAGCGCGCCGTACGTCTCGGAAGCCGTCATCGACTTCGTGGACACGATCGAGAAGCAGGGCTTCACGATCGACAACCCGAACGCCACCGGCTCCTGCGCCTGCGGCGACTCGTTCCACTGA
- a CDS encoding carbohydrate kinase family protein, translated as MADRARIAVSGSIATDHLMHFPGRFAEQLVAEQLHRVSLSFLADDLVVRRGGIGANIAFGLGVLGVQPVLVGAVGADFADYRSWLERHGVDTSGVHVSEVAHTARFVCTTDEDLCQIATFYAGAMAESRNIELQPIAERVGELSLVLISPDDPEGMVRHAEECRQRGYAFAVDPSQQLARMTGEQAREFVAGAKYLFSNDYEWELLLQKTGWTEADVLGQVAMRITTLGEKGVEIVGADGVALQIGAVPERAKADPTGVGDGFRAGFLAGLDGGLAVERAAQLGSLIAVLVLETVGTQEWTFDRAEALARIGEAFGPDAAEEISVVLPAA; from the coding sequence GTGGCAGACAGGGCCAGGATCGCGGTGTCCGGCAGTATCGCGACCGACCACCTCATGCATTTCCCGGGCAGGTTCGCCGAACAGCTGGTCGCCGAGCAGCTGCACCGGGTCTCGCTGAGCTTCCTCGCCGACGACCTCGTGGTCCGGCGCGGCGGCATCGGCGCGAACATCGCGTTCGGTCTCGGCGTCCTCGGCGTCCAGCCGGTGCTCGTGGGTGCCGTGGGTGCCGACTTCGCCGACTACCGCTCCTGGCTGGAGCGCCACGGTGTGGACACGTCCGGAGTGCACGTCTCCGAGGTCGCGCACACCGCGCGGTTCGTCTGCACGACCGACGAGGACCTCTGCCAGATCGCGACGTTCTACGCCGGCGCGATGGCGGAATCCCGCAACATCGAGCTGCAGCCGATCGCCGAGCGCGTGGGCGAGCTGAGCCTGGTGCTGATCAGCCCGGACGACCCCGAGGGCATGGTCCGCCACGCCGAGGAGTGCCGGCAGCGCGGGTACGCCTTCGCGGTCGACCCGTCGCAGCAGCTGGCCAGGATGACGGGCGAGCAGGCGCGCGAGTTCGTCGCCGGCGCGAAGTACCTGTTCAGCAACGACTACGAGTGGGAGCTGCTGCTCCAGAAGACCGGCTGGACCGAGGCCGACGTCCTCGGCCAGGTCGCCATGCGGATCACGACGCTGGGGGAGAAGGGTGTCGAGATCGTCGGCGCCGACGGCGTCGCGCTGCAGATCGGCGCGGTCCCCGAGCGCGCCAAGGCCGACCCGACCGGCGTCGGCGACGGCTTCCGCGCGGGCTTCCTGGCCGGCCTCGACGGCGGCCTCGCCGTCGAGCGCGCCGCCCAGCTCGGCTCGCTGATCGCGGTATTGGTGCTGGAGACGGTCGGCACGCAGGAGTGGACGTTCGACCGCGCCGAGGCACTGGCCCGCATCGGCGAGGCCTTCGGCCCGGACGCGGCGGAGGAGATCTCGGTGGTCCTGCCCGCCGCCTAG
- a CDS encoding c-type cytochrome — protein MTTSTKTSERRYRARSKLRRRFAGLLALGIALVGAGALYAVFAPEPQTAQAQGTPAQLRLGEQVYNNTCIACHGANLEGVKDRGPSLIGIGDAAVYFQTSSGRMPAARQEAQIERKPPKLTEAEIDAVGAYIQAHGGGVQRPAEKGEALRGDDPARGGELFRLNCASCHNFTGRGGALSAGKYAPNLDPASEEQIYTAMLTGPQNMPKFSDRQLSPEEKKDIVAYVKSVSDGNNDPGGNGLGGVGPASEGVIAFIVGIAALIGVTLWIGSKA, from the coding sequence ATGACCACCAGCACCAAAACCTCGGAGCGCCGGTACCGCGCGCGGTCGAAGCTGCGGAGGCGGTTCGCCGGCCTGCTCGCGCTCGGCATCGCGCTGGTGGGCGCCGGCGCCCTGTACGCCGTGTTCGCCCCGGAGCCGCAGACCGCGCAGGCCCAGGGCACGCCGGCGCAGCTGCGTCTCGGCGAGCAGGTCTACAACAACACCTGCATCGCCTGCCACGGCGCGAACCTCGAGGGTGTGAAGGACCGCGGGCCGAGCCTGATCGGCATCGGTGACGCCGCGGTGTACTTCCAGACTTCTTCGGGCCGGATGCCCGCCGCGCGCCAGGAGGCGCAGATCGAGCGGAAGCCGCCGAAGCTGACCGAGGCCGAGATCGACGCGGTCGGCGCCTACATCCAGGCGCACGGCGGCGGCGTCCAGCGGCCCGCCGAGAAGGGCGAGGCCCTCCGCGGCGACGACCCGGCCCGCGGTGGCGAGCTGTTCCGCCTCAACTGCGCGTCGTGCCACAACTTCACCGGCCGCGGCGGCGCGCTGTCGGCCGGCAAGTACGCGCCGAACCTGGACCCGGCCAGCGAAGAGCAGATCTACACGGCCATGCTCACTGGCCCGCAGAACATGCCGAAGTTCTCCGACCGGCAGCTGTCGCCGGAGGAGAAGAAGGACATCGTCGCCTACGTGAAGTCGGTGTCGGACGGCAACAATGACCCGGGTGGTAACGGCCTCGGCGGGGTCGGCCCCGCTTCGGAGGGCGTCATCGCCTTCATCGTCGGGATCGCCGCGCTGATCGGCGTGACGTTGTGGATTGGATCGAAGGCATGA